A genomic stretch from Setaria viridis chromosome 1, Setaria_viridis_v4.0, whole genome shotgun sequence includes:
- the LOC117861781 gene encoding filament-like plant protein 7, whose amino-acid sequence MAEMEEALRSCMEQLVIAREEREQIIVEAANEISSEKRKVRELQQKLEDANKKAAKLAAENNSLRKAVDAKDALVGELRQSEAAAGGKLADATARLESAQKQATSLQYEVRMLQKELEVRGQEREYDLRSVDAARRQQAEHLERIAALEAECQRLRAMVRKRLPGPAAIAKMRDEVDQQQKQQTPAASPRRPRPATPSSPRSVPPFSPRTPSPRRSVSDAEGHAASRLRAVEDENRALKQELAKREGELQFVQMKYADEACKLTVVQRQLKELTEENKQLNDANCESESWASALISELEQFRAAKQNGASIMASSEMNLLDDFAEIEKMEMASGDLKGNVPRASLKKADMASVTPEKSGNDPAVNGTIPNGHPERVHDIWNLVVHKHEASGESIETILEEIQKAISNKREDSEVPFDRSEIEKTVRDLIERITPMIGTSAGDNVARSGPLLHGKSELCSRLEQLVQVCHDLLHGKAKLEKFIDEVCLILKYIVEQYLSNQDLSDTADSDEKNFDEDKSPGTVNTEGKQDIQIAEAAATPDIQKEAQEGPNQPAEDHIMATHQEKLDEELALVVLAQDDNILPGRKSACCEIESTAAEASVQHFAAQEESHLATDSEILAAADKLAECQETITILSKQLQALKVPTTSSGPLDGSICNPRPSSAKSDYKPQSLASILAEEFACAEGSRSPTTPKQEQLKKEEEEVYATKMRSTAQGQKNAGADDEESTQVVVHPVFAEARKEDEASADPKRKKKRSQSLLGRIIFRKKVEG is encoded by the exons ATGGCTGAAATGGAAGAAGCTCTGCGATCCTGCATGGAGCAGCTGGTCATTGCCCGAGAAGAGCGGGAGCAGATCATCGTGGAGGCGGCCAACGAGATATCCTCGGAGAAGAGGAAAGTGCGCGAGctccagcagaagctggaggaCGCGAACAAGAAGGCCGCGAAGCTCGCCGCCGAGAACAACAGCCTCCGCAAGGCCGTCGACGCCAAGGACGCGCTGGTCGGCGAGCTGAGGCAGTccgaggcggccgccggcggcaagCTCGCCGACGCGACGGCGAGGCTCGAGTCGGCGCAGAAGCAGGCCACGTCGCTGCAGTACGAGGTGCGCATGCTGCAGAAGGAGCTCGAGGTCCGTGGCCAGGAGCGGGAGTACGACCTCAGGTCCGTCGACGCCGCGCGCCGGCAGCAGGCGGAGCACCTGGAGCGGATCGCGGCGCTGGAGGCCGAGTGCCAGCGGCTGCGCGCCATGGTCCGCAAGCGGCTGCCCGGGCCGGCGGCGATCGCCAAGATGAGGGACGAGGTCGAtcagcagcagaagcagcagacccccgccgccagcccgcgccggccgcgccccgcgacgccgtcctcgccgcggtCGGTCCCGCCGTTCTCGCCGcggacgccgtcgccgcggcgctcgGTGTCGGACGCCGAGGGCCACGCTGCGTCCAGGCTCCGCGCCGTCGAGGACGAGAACAGGGCGCTGAAGCAGGAGCTCGCCAAGAGGGAGGGCGAGCTGCAGTTCGTGCAGATGAAGTACGCCGACGAGGCCTGCAAGCTGACGGTGGTGCAGAGGCAGCTCAAGGAGCTGACAGAGGAGAACAAGCAGCTGAACGATGCTAACTGTGAATCAGAGTCTTGGGCTTCTGCTCTGATTTCTGAACTGGAGCAGTTCAGGGCTGCCAAGCAGAACGGTGCATCCATCATGGCGTCATCTGAGATGAACTTGCTCGACGATTTCGCAGAGATCGAGAAAATGGAGATGGCGTCAGGTGATCTGAAGGGCAATGTGCCACGTGCATCTCTGAAGAAGGCGGATATGGCATCGGTTACGCCAGAGAAGAGTGGCAATGATCCTGCCGTGAATGGTACCATCCCCAACGGCCATCCTGAAAGAGTTCATGATATTTGGAACCTCGTGGTGCATAAGCATGAAGCAAGTGGAGAAAGCATTGAAACCATTCTTGAGGAGATTCAGAAAGCAATTTCTAACAAAAGAGAAGATTCAGAGGTACCATTTGACCGGTCTGAAATAGAGAAGACGGTGAGGGATCTGATTGAGAGAATCACTCCCATGATTGGCACATCTGCAGGGGATAATGTTGCAAGATCAGGACCGCTGTTACATGGTAAATCTGAACTTTGCAGTCGCCTTGAGCAACTGGTTCAGGTGTGTCATGATCTACTGCATGGGAAAGCTAAACTTGAAAAGTTCATCGACGAGGTTTGCCTGATCCTGAAGTACATTGTGGAACAATATTTATCGAACCAAGATCTATCTGACACCGCGGATAGTGATGAAAAGAATTTTGATGAGGATAAGTCACCAGGTACAGTCAACACAGAAGGTAAACAGGACATCCAAattgcagaagcagcagcaactcCAGATATTCAGAAAGAAGCACAGGAAGGACCAAATCAGCCAGCTGAAGACCATATAATGGCCACTCATCAAGAGAAGCTGGATGAAGAACTCGCACTAGTTGTACTTGCTCAGGATGACAATATCCTGCCGGGCAGAAAATCAGCCTGTTGTGAGATAGAAAG TACCGCTGCTGAGGCAAGTGTGCAACATTTTGCAGCTCAAGAGGAAAGTCATTTGGCAACA GACTCGGAGATTCTCGCAGCAGCTGACAAACTCGCCGAGTGCCAGGAGACTATCACGATTCTGAGCAAGCAGCTGCAGGCTCTGAAGGTCCCAACAACTTCATCAGGTCCTCTCGATGGCTCCATCTGCAACCCCAGGCCGAGCTCGGCGAAGTCCGACTACAAGCCGCAGTCGCTCGCGAGCATCCTCGCCGAGGAGTTCGCCTGCGCTGAGGGCTCCAGATCTCCTACTACGCCCAAACAGGAGCagttaaagaaagaagaagaagaggtttATGCAACAAAAATGAGGAGCACGGCACAGGGGCAGAAAAACGCCGGCGCTGACGACGAGGAATCGACACAGGTAGTCGTCCATCCGGTGTTCGCCGAGGCGCGGAAGGAAGACGAAGCTTCGGCTGATccgaagaggaagaagaagcgaaGTCAGAGCCTGCTGGGCAGGATCATCTTCAGAAAGAAAGTGGAAGGCTGA